A single Aminobacterium mobile DSM 12262 DNA region contains:
- a CDS encoding AAA family ATPase, producing the protein MLEELSLKNIGGLDLASIQLSGRFIAITGESGAGKSSIVRGLEFIGGKRAQSELIKAGENEAEVQALFYCPASLKLPEDICPEEGNLFVKRIFSRNGRGKTFLQGKLVPLSTFSESVGALLRIQSQFAQLELLDSDRQRHILDSYGGKDIAQIQNNLRVIFTEALSKERELRDMESRQKEIIARYQHAEKILQSFRTLSPDADSEQTWEEGIESLTFLINSHGRLEQILAQITGGKTGEGIADTLENICLDIGQLPASYKEAGQEWQSEGNEALVHLQKMAQKIQGFLDSQPLPDLIEDREKTENKLGLLRKLKRLAQVDSIENLIAYCQEADDNLSWLAQSYERVEKVSNRARELRKEASRLAAELRKAREEAALSLGKAMNTSLASMAMEDITFSIEISDLGKIRSTGADEVSFLLASGDMPPGPVMKIASGGELSRLLLALQLSLPQEQIPETLVFDEVEAGLGGKAAVLAGYKLRELSEKCRVILITHEATIAALADQHFVVTRNGNESSIKEIDGEERVAEIARMLSGNATLPEAQEHARKLLSEELTSSSKNRKMHKLMYK; encoded by the coding sequence GTGCTCGAAGAGCTCTCGTTAAAAAACATCGGTGGGCTAGATTTAGCCTCTATACAGCTCTCAGGACGTTTCATCGCTATTACAGGAGAAAGTGGCGCTGGTAAAAGCAGTATTGTGCGAGGGTTAGAATTTATAGGAGGGAAACGAGCCCAATCGGAACTTATTAAGGCTGGGGAAAATGAGGCCGAAGTACAAGCTCTTTTCTATTGCCCTGCTTCTTTAAAACTTCCTGAAGATATCTGTCCCGAGGAAGGGAACCTTTTTGTAAAAAGGATATTTTCTCGTAACGGGAGAGGAAAAACCTTTCTCCAAGGTAAACTTGTCCCTCTTTCAACATTTTCAGAAAGCGTGGGGGCTTTACTTCGAATCCAGAGTCAGTTTGCTCAACTCGAACTTCTAGACTCAGACCGACAACGGCATATTCTTGATAGCTATGGAGGGAAAGATATAGCTCAGATACAAAATAATCTCAGAGTAATATTTACCGAAGCTCTTTCTAAAGAGCGAGAGCTTCGAGATATGGAAAGTCGACAAAAAGAGATTATCGCTCGTTATCAACACGCAGAAAAAATATTACAAAGTTTTCGAACGCTCTCTCCAGACGCTGATAGTGAACAAACATGGGAAGAGGGGATAGAAAGCCTGACATTTCTCATTAACTCTCATGGCCGTTTAGAACAAATATTAGCCCAGATAACTGGTGGAAAGACGGGAGAAGGAATCGCAGATACTCTTGAGAATATATGTCTAGACATAGGTCAACTTCCAGCAAGTTATAAAGAAGCTGGACAAGAGTGGCAATCCGAGGGGAACGAAGCCCTTGTCCATCTGCAAAAAATGGCGCAAAAAATACAGGGCTTTCTTGACAGCCAGCCTCTTCCCGATCTTATAGAAGATCGAGAAAAAACAGAAAATAAATTAGGGCTGTTGCGAAAGCTGAAACGTCTCGCACAGGTTGATTCTATAGAGAATCTGATCGCCTATTGCCAAGAGGCAGATGACAACTTGTCCTGGTTAGCTCAAAGCTACGAAAGGGTAGAAAAGGTATCAAACCGCGCTCGAGAATTACGCAAAGAAGCAAGCCGCCTGGCGGCGGAACTTCGAAAAGCCAGGGAAGAAGCTGCTCTTTCCCTGGGAAAAGCTATGAACACATCTCTAGCTTCTATGGCTATGGAGGATATTACGTTTTCCATAGAAATTTCCGACCTAGGAAAAATACGAAGTACAGGTGCTGATGAGGTTTCTTTCCTCTTGGCAAGTGGAGACATGCCGCCAGGTCCTGTAATGAAAATCGCATCCGGAGGAGAGTTAAGCAGGCTTCTCTTGGCGTTGCAACTCTCCCTCCCTCAAGAACAAATTCCTGAGACTCTCGTTTTTGATGAAGTTGAAGCAGGGCTTGGGGGAAAAGCTGCAGTGCTTGCCGGGTATAAATTACGGGAACTATCAGAGAAATGTAGAGTCATTCTTATTACTCACGAAGCGACTATAGCTGCACTGGCAGATCAACATTTCGTCGTAACACGGAACGGAAATGAAAGCTCTATCAAGGAAATAGATGGAGAAGAAAGGGTTGCAGAAATAGCTCGAATGCTCTCTGGGAACGCAACTCTTCCTGAAGCACAAGAGCATGCTCGCAAACTCCTTTCCGAAGAGTTGACTTCTAGCTCGAAGAACCGTAAAATGCATAAGCTTATGTATAAATAA
- a CDS encoding ribosomal-processing cysteine protease Prp, which yields MIIVTIEKDNGVITSVEGVGHSGYAPAGEDVVCAGVSALIQALALGMSDIAKVESTKIEIDTQRTRIKVSWPRSDKREILLLAETVVRSLENISKSYKGYVKIVEVRK from the coding sequence ATGATTATTGTAACCATAGAGAAAGATAATGGGGTGATCACCTCGGTAGAAGGAGTGGGGCACTCTGGATATGCTCCTGCGGGAGAAGATGTTGTTTGTGCTGGAGTTTCAGCTCTGATTCAAGCTTTAGCTCTAGGGATGAGCGATATAGCGAAAGTGGAATCAACCAAGATAGAAATAGATACACAACGAACTCGAATAAAAGTATCTTGGCCACGTTCAGATAAGAGAGAAATTCTTCTTCTCGCAGAGACAGTAGTCAGGTCCCTTGAAAATATATCAAAAAGCTACAAAGGTTATGTAAAAATTGTGGAGGTGCGAAAATAA
- a CDS encoding LCP family protein has translation MKITKIILISTLAILSAAAGIFFRLHDIVAPQPENIKESISYDQETGNINILVIGVDDVEGSQRSDTVGLAVIDIDDKTVRYMSLPRDTRVQIPGHSWQKLNHAYAYGGVELLQQTVVNYLGMPVNYYVLVNYESFPQIVDMIGGVEINVEKKLYYNDRAGNLHINIPKGLQNMNGKTALEYVRFRHDALGDIGRVQRQQQFIKAIMKKVQTPEMLPRLPDFAKQILDLVNTNLTMTQAVQLTSYLRDLRPENMAFFTLPGRAAYISNVSYWLGDLSVASTLLSGPIVQEGDIPGQPSLDGDTVAPSLETASEQNLMDQVKKMTLPIAILNGDGEAGLSKKAASLLQKIGIDVAYTGNAKHYDYHYSSIVYPMNKNSAEMKQNALALQEMCGISNNLLKQDDSAVYVTLVLGHDKNTILNKLGALPHK, from the coding sequence ATGAAAATCACCAAAATTATACTTATTTCTACTTTAGCTATTCTCTCTGCTGCTGCGGGGATTTTCTTCCGCCTTCATGACATAGTAGCCCCTCAGCCAGAGAATATAAAAGAAAGCATCTCTTATGATCAGGAAACAGGCAATATTAATATTCTTGTAATAGGAGTGGACGACGTAGAAGGCAGCCAACGTTCCGATACTGTCGGATTGGCTGTTATAGATATTGATGATAAAACGGTTCGTTACATGTCTCTCCCCCGAGATACTCGAGTACAGATTCCTGGCCATAGTTGGCAGAAGCTTAATCATGCCTACGCCTATGGAGGGGTAGAGCTCCTACAACAAACTGTCGTTAATTATTTGGGAATGCCTGTTAACTACTACGTTCTTGTCAATTATGAAAGCTTTCCTCAAATTGTTGATATGATTGGCGGAGTGGAAATAAACGTGGAAAAAAAGCTTTATTACAATGACAGAGCTGGCAATCTCCACATCAATATACCTAAAGGCCTTCAGAATATGAATGGGAAAACAGCACTTGAATATGTGCGATTTAGACATGATGCTCTCGGTGATATAGGACGAGTACAGCGTCAGCAGCAATTTATCAAAGCAATAATGAAAAAGGTACAGACACCAGAAATGCTGCCTCGATTGCCTGATTTTGCCAAACAAATCTTAGATCTTGTAAATACAAACTTAACAATGACACAGGCAGTACAGTTAACATCGTACTTGCGAGACCTAAGGCCTGAAAATATGGCATTCTTTACTCTCCCAGGAAGAGCCGCCTATATTTCTAATGTAAGCTACTGGCTAGGAGATCTAAGTGTAGCATCTACGCTTCTTAGCGGCCCTATAGTTCAAGAAGGAGATATTCCTGGTCAACCGTCACTAGACGGAGATACCGTTGCGCCATCTCTAGAAACAGCTTCGGAACAGAATCTTATGGACCAAGTCAAAAAAATGACCCTTCCAATAGCTATATTAAATGGAGATGGAGAAGCCGGACTCAGCAAAAAAGCAGCTTCGTTACTTCAAAAAATCGGAATAGACGTAGCTTATACTGGTAATGCAAAACATTACGATTATCATTACTCTAGTATTGTATATCCAATGAACAAAAATTCGGCAGAAATGAAACAAAATGCCCTTGCTCTGCAAGAAATGTGTGGCATTAGCAATAATCTTCTAAAGCAAGATGACTCAGCTGTTTATGTAACCCTCGTTTTAGGACATGATAAAAATACAATATTAAATAAATTAGGGGCATTACCTCATAAATAG
- the rpmA gene encoding 50S ribosomal protein L27 has protein sequence MRINFFDLQFFAHKKGQGSSTNGRDSESKRLGIKKYAGEVVKGGNILVRQRGTKVHPGLNVGKGKDDTLFALAAGVVKYQTKGDRKYVSVETL, from the coding sequence ATGCGTATCAATTTTTTTGATCTGCAATTCTTTGCTCATAAAAAAGGACAGGGTAGTTCAACAAACGGACGAGATAGCGAAAGTAAACGACTGGGCATTAAAAAATATGCAGGTGAGGTCGTCAAAGGAGGAAATATCCTTGTTCGCCAGCGAGGGACAAAAGTACACCCTGGACTTAACGTAGGGAAAGGGAAAGATGATACCCTTTTTGCGTTAGCAGCTGGTGTTGTAAAGTATCAGACGAAAGGTGACAGAAAATACGTATCTGTAGAAACACTATAG
- the nadD gene encoding nicotinate-nucleotide adenylyltransferase, whose protein sequence is MSFGGHVIRTRKIGIMGGTFDPIHYGHLLAAEESFFALDLDEVIFVPTGKPPHKKTRRVSSTEDRYTMTLLATLDNPHFKVSRIEIDRNESSHTVDTLREMRHWYAPDSIQFFFITGLDAVLDITTWKEYTALPSLCKIVAVNRPGYQVGKLEQLPEIFKGNIVPLEIPLLSISSTEIRRRIESGKNVRYLMPELVERYIYKKGLYKRIGR, encoded by the coding sequence GTGAGCTTTGGTGGCCACGTCATTCGAACGCGAAAAATAGGCATAATGGGTGGGACCTTCGATCCCATCCATTATGGGCATTTGTTAGCAGCTGAGGAGTCTTTTTTTGCTTTAGATCTTGATGAGGTTATTTTTGTCCCAACAGGCAAACCTCCTCATAAAAAGACGAGACGTGTTTCTTCAACGGAAGACCGATATACAATGACTCTTCTTGCCACCCTCGATAATCCACACTTCAAAGTTTCTCGAATTGAAATAGATAGAAACGAGTCAAGTCATACAGTAGACACTTTGAGAGAAATGAGGCATTGGTATGCTCCAGACAGTATTCAGTTTTTCTTCATTACAGGATTAGATGCCGTTTTGGACATAACCACGTGGAAGGAATATACTGCGCTGCCTAGCCTCTGTAAAATAGTAGCAGTGAATAGACCTGGCTATCAGGTAGGGAAGTTAGAACAATTACCTGAGATTTTTAAAGGAAATATTGTGCCTCTCGAGATTCCCTTGCTTTCTATTTCCAGTACTGAAATACGAAGACGAATAGAAAGTGGTAAAAATGTTCGTTATTTAATGCCTGAGCTAGTAGAACGATATATTTACAAAAAAGGGTTATATAAAAGGATTGGGCGGTGA
- the feoB gene encoding ferrous iron transport protein B, with protein sequence MRSEIHRIALTGQPNCGKSTIFNMLTGGRQFVANYPGATVSIKTSTFMWKDEKITLTDLPGTYSLSSYSEEERIARDFILEQNPSLVVDVVDASNLKRHLYLTFQLLEIGAPLFIVLNMLDVADKRGLRIDAKALSHALGLPVVSTVGNKGKGKNDLKNGLVESLHNSDRKKELFKVDYGVLEPYISNVSLMIEKSMVGKELPSRWVAIKLFEEDEIANRIVTKECSGAKEILSFVKNAAIEFEKDHNDSPRGFIAFRRHIEAEKIEKSCVVKVKEVSVTLTDKIDALVCHRIWGPLILAGVIYFLYELSIVRGYELTNYMVPLLEKFRNTVESYLPIGSFIHEPLLRSLVLSVVTSINSVLIYIPIFLILFALIAVLEDVGYMPRMAFILDKLFRRFGLHGQSTLPLILGGVFVGGCAVPGVMATRVIADEKARLATILIVPLMNCLAKVPLYTLLISIYFAKEKATAMFFISTITIIIALSVAKILTLTLLKNRPSSPFVLEMPPYHIPTIRGVVVRSVERTWLFVKKVLTIIMLVAIAVYFLTNYPSISATRMDDYTRRSEDIKNTFLNGIQRTSFYEQLSSDTALAHYLSIEERYKNEKRALVSSSDERRDRFEKRFSERYPTIYPFLNAKGKDGRTLSKAFKQMKRDRAMLFMEMRDEQLHGSFLGMAGKALEPITCFAGFNWKVNVALLSSLAAKESSVATLGVLYQPREEGQTLEQRMKEQEQGFSPLHALALMVFMAMYPPCIAALLMVKMEAGGWRWVFIALGYPIALGIVLATIIYTGGSLLGMSGKQAMGAFYGIALLVAFLLGKVKGPVFHEEEDFFEGDSFDGKEVNHI encoded by the coding sequence ATGAGATCGGAAATCCATCGTATAGCTTTAACAGGCCAGCCTAATTGTGGAAAGTCAACTATTTTTAATATGCTTACGGGTGGCCGCCAGTTTGTGGCTAATTATCCTGGAGCAACAGTTTCAATTAAAACAAGTACCTTTATGTGGAAAGATGAAAAAATAACTCTTACAGACTTGCCTGGAACGTACAGCCTTTCATCATATTCAGAGGAAGAAAGGATCGCAAGAGACTTTATTTTAGAACAAAATCCGTCTCTTGTGGTAGATGTGGTGGATGCATCAAACTTGAAACGTCATCTTTATTTGACGTTCCAGTTATTGGAAATAGGGGCTCCTCTTTTTATAGTCCTCAATATGCTAGATGTAGCAGACAAGAGAGGACTACGCATAGATGCTAAGGCTCTGTCTCATGCTCTCGGGCTTCCAGTTGTTTCTACAGTAGGTAATAAAGGAAAGGGAAAGAACGATTTAAAGAATGGACTTGTCGAGAGCTTACATAACAGCGATAGGAAGAAAGAACTCTTTAAGGTAGATTATGGGGTTCTTGAACCCTATATTTCTAATGTTTCCTTAATGATAGAGAAGTCTATGGTAGGAAAGGAACTTCCTTCCCGTTGGGTAGCGATCAAGCTTTTTGAAGAAGATGAAATAGCTAATCGTATCGTAACAAAAGAATGTTCTGGTGCAAAAGAGATACTTTCTTTTGTTAAAAATGCTGCTATTGAATTCGAAAAAGACCACAATGATTCGCCTCGCGGCTTTATTGCCTTTAGGCGTCACATAGAAGCGGAGAAAATAGAGAAAAGCTGCGTTGTAAAGGTAAAAGAGGTCTCTGTAACTTTAACAGATAAAATCGATGCCCTTGTTTGTCATAGGATCTGGGGGCCTCTTATTCTTGCAGGTGTTATTTATTTCTTATACGAGCTATCTATAGTAAGAGGATACGAACTTACTAACTACATGGTCCCTCTTCTTGAAAAATTCAGAAATACGGTGGAATCATATTTACCTATAGGTAGCTTTATTCATGAACCATTGTTGCGTTCTCTTGTTTTAAGTGTTGTTACAAGCATTAATTCAGTTCTTATTTATATCCCTATATTTTTAATTCTTTTTGCTTTAATCGCAGTTCTTGAAGATGTAGGGTATATGCCAAGAATGGCTTTTATTTTAGACAAGCTTTTTAGGCGTTTTGGGCTTCATGGCCAATCTACGCTACCTCTCATTCTGGGTGGAGTTTTTGTTGGTGGATGTGCTGTGCCGGGTGTAATGGCAACTCGTGTTATCGCAGATGAGAAAGCAAGATTAGCCACAATCCTTATAGTGCCCCTTATGAACTGTTTGGCAAAAGTTCCTCTTTATACGTTACTCATAAGTATTTATTTTGCAAAAGAAAAAGCTACGGCCATGTTCTTTATCTCGACCATTACGATTATCATAGCTCTTTCTGTGGCAAAAATTTTAACTCTAACGTTACTTAAAAATAGGCCAAGTTCTCCATTTGTCTTGGAGATGCCACCATACCATATTCCCACCATTCGGGGGGTTGTGGTGAGATCTGTAGAAAGGACATGGCTCTTTGTAAAGAAAGTTCTCACTATTATAATGCTTGTTGCTATTGCAGTCTATTTTCTTACGAATTACCCCTCTATTAGCGCAACGAGGATGGATGACTATACGAGGAGATCAGAAGATATAAAGAACACTTTTTTAAATGGAATCCAGAGGACATCTTTCTATGAGCAACTTAGCTCTGACACCGCTTTAGCGCATTATCTTTCTATAGAAGAGCGCTATAAGAATGAAAAGAGAGCGTTAGTCAGTTCCTCTGATGAGAGAAGAGACAGGTTTGAGAAACGTTTTTCAGAGCGGTATCCCACTATTTATCCCTTTTTAAATGCCAAGGGCAAGGATGGGCGAACGTTAAGTAAGGCTTTTAAACAGATGAAGAGAGACAGGGCCATGCTTTTTATGGAAATGAGAGACGAACAACTTCATGGGAGCTTTTTGGGAATGGCAGGGAAAGCTTTAGAGCCTATAACCTGTTTTGCAGGTTTTAATTGGAAGGTTAACGTGGCTCTTTTGAGCTCCCTAGCTGCCAAAGAGAGTAGTGTGGCGACCCTTGGAGTGTTGTATCAACCTCGGGAAGAGGGGCAGACCTTAGAGCAGAGAATGAAAGAACAGGAGCAGGGTTTTTCCCCTCTTCACGCCTTGGCATTGATGGTTTTTATGGCAATGTATCCTCCATGTATTGCAGCCCTTCTTATGGTCAAAATGGAAGCTGGTGGTTGGCGTTGGGTTTTTATAGCCTTGGGATATCCCATAGCTCTGGGTATTGTTTTGGCAACTATTATCTATACTGGCGGCTCTTTGTTAGGAATGTCGGGAAAACAGGCCATGGGTGCTTTTTATGGGATTGCTTTACTAGTAGCTTTTCTCTTAGGAAAAGTAAAAGGGCCTGTTTTTCATGAAGAGGAAGATTTTTTTGAAGGGGACTCTTTTGATGGGAAGGAGGTGAATCACATATGA
- the obgE gene encoding GTPase ObgE has product MKFVDLVRIKVKAGRGGNGCLSFRREKFIPKGGPDGANGGNGGSVILKAVDGIHTLADFEFEKKFTAEHGQPGQGQKKVGASGKDLIIPVPCGTIIYDDDTMEPLADLVEAGNEVVVARGGRGGRGNIHFTTSVRKAPRFAEKGELGEERNLRLELKLIADVGLVGFPNAGKSSLLAAISNARPKIADYPFTTLSPNLGVLAVDDERIVVADVPGLIEGAHENKGLGIYFLRHVERTRVLVHVLDLSTGTSEEVISQWKTICNEFEAYNSSLLERPYIVVGNKIDLEQAQKNSHDVEAFMKKQGVLYFVTSALSGEGIPTFIDAIATLCRKHVRPHSETRLFETVTPREEKPLQRGRKGVEEQVTIIRLPDDSGFRVVHAGLERALKKYDFEQEDALYRFARLLKKYHVEELLAQEGAQEGDTVFIGDVEFEYQPDKVME; this is encoded by the coding sequence ATGAAATTTGTAGATTTAGTTCGTATAAAAGTAAAAGCCGGACGAGGCGGAAACGGGTGTCTGAGCTTCCGAAGAGAAAAATTTATTCCCAAAGGTGGACCTGACGGAGCCAATGGAGGGAATGGGGGAAGCGTTATTTTAAAAGCCGTAGATGGAATTCACACCCTTGCTGATTTTGAGTTCGAGAAAAAGTTTACAGCAGAGCATGGACAGCCTGGGCAGGGTCAAAAAAAAGTTGGGGCATCTGGGAAAGACCTTATTATTCCTGTGCCCTGTGGTACTATAATATACGATGATGATACTATGGAACCTCTTGCTGATCTTGTAGAGGCCGGAAACGAGGTTGTCGTTGCTCGAGGAGGAAGAGGAGGAAGAGGAAACATACATTTCACCACTTCTGTGCGAAAAGCTCCTCGATTCGCAGAAAAAGGGGAACTAGGAGAAGAAAGGAACCTCCGACTAGAGCTCAAACTTATTGCAGATGTGGGGCTAGTAGGCTTTCCCAATGCAGGGAAATCAAGTTTGCTTGCGGCTATTTCAAATGCTCGTCCTAAAATAGCTGATTATCCCTTTACTACGCTTTCTCCTAATTTAGGTGTTTTAGCCGTAGACGACGAGAGAATAGTGGTAGCTGATGTTCCAGGATTGATTGAAGGAGCTCATGAAAATAAGGGATTAGGCATTTATTTTTTACGCCATGTTGAACGCACTCGCGTTCTCGTCCATGTTCTTGATTTAAGTACAGGAACATCAGAAGAGGTCATTTCTCAATGGAAAACTATTTGTAATGAGTTCGAAGCCTACAATTCGAGTCTTCTGGAAAGGCCTTATATTGTTGTGGGAAATAAAATAGATTTGGAACAGGCGCAAAAAAACTCTCATGACGTAGAGGCCTTTATGAAAAAGCAAGGGGTCCTTTACTTTGTCACAAGCGCCTTGTCAGGAGAAGGGATTCCAACGTTTATTGATGCTATTGCTACGCTTTGCCGTAAACATGTAAGACCTCATAGTGAAACTCGGCTTTTCGAAACAGTAACTCCTCGAGAAGAAAAGCCTCTTCAGAGGGGTAGAAAAGGGGTGGAGGAGCAAGTTACGATAATTAGGCTGCCGGATGATTCTGGTTTCCGCGTTGTTCATGCTGGTCTTGAGAGAGCTCTTAAAAAATATGATTTTGAGCAAGAAGATGCCCTTTATCGTTTTGCGCGCCTCCTAAAAAAATATCACGTGGAAGAACTTCTAGCACAAGAAGGGGCACAAGAAGGGGATACTGTTTTCATCGGAGACGTAGAATTTGAATATCAGCCTGATAAAGTTATGGAGTAA
- a CDS encoding DUF4198 domain-containing protein yields the protein MIKKTTKAILTGLMVCLFAFPASAHFQMFYTPESALEKGEIIDMKLVFTHPFEAGHTMDMGQPESLYVVHKGQKIDLLKNIKPIVWTSLTNSGKAYELQYKLKGMGDYAFCLIPAPYYEAQEELYIQQMTKVFVNVAGIPTDWDGDMGLPAEIVPLDKPYALWTGNVFRGIVKREGKTVPFAEIEVEYLNHDPIINKNSFAKKAHVEAPQDAFVTMAIKADMNGCFTFGIPKAGWWGFAALGAGPRNTHDGKELSQDAVIWIQARDMK from the coding sequence ATGATAAAAAAAACAACGAAAGCTATTTTAACAGGGCTCATGGTTTGTCTTTTTGCCTTTCCCGCTTCTGCCCATTTCCAAATGTTCTATACACCAGAAAGTGCCCTTGAAAAAGGGGAAATCATAGATATGAAACTTGTTTTTACCCACCCTTTTGAAGCTGGACATACTATGGATATGGGGCAACCAGAATCGCTATATGTAGTCCATAAAGGCCAAAAAATAGATCTTTTAAAGAATATTAAACCCATTGTGTGGACGAGTCTTACTAATAGTGGAAAAGCCTACGAGCTTCAATACAAGCTTAAAGGGATGGGGGATTATGCTTTTTGCCTTATTCCTGCTCCTTACTATGAAGCCCAAGAGGAACTTTACATTCAGCAAATGACGAAAGTTTTTGTTAATGTAGCGGGTATCCCTACAGATTGGGATGGAGATATGGGGCTTCCTGCTGAAATAGTCCCTCTTGATAAACCTTACGCCCTTTGGACAGGAAATGTATTCAGAGGAATTGTGAAGCGAGAAGGGAAAACAGTTCCTTTTGCTGAAATAGAAGTGGAATATCTAAACCATGATCCTATTATAAATAAGAACAGTTTTGCTAAAAAAGCTCATGTAGAAGCACCGCAAGACGCTTTTGTCACAATGGCTATAAAGGCAGATATGAACGGCTGTTTTACCTTTGGCATCCCAAAAGCTGGTTGGTGGGGATTTGCTGCTCTTGGGGCAGGTCCGAGAAACACACATGATGGCAAAGAATTGAGCCAAGATGCTGTAATTTGGATTCAAGCCCGAGATATGAAATAA
- a CDS encoding NAD(+)/NADH kinase encodes MDRHIGMLVNTQKKGALDMACRLIQWGKKKEIPILLPPHEASILGVPATTDDIWKTMVNFTVVIGGDGTFLRASRYVLNHSIPLYGINLGHLGFLASGKPEEAESDLEQILRGDYALQEHRILEGVIWREERRKHTLYALNDLVLTKGAFARVITIEIRIGNRYFNTLPADGVIVSTPTGSTAYALSAGGPIVPPHVPCMVLAPICAHTLYARPVIVGERDIINLIPRGSHRDLMLTQDGQLGYEILPGDRIELSLSHTKVVKVIVLPQRTYFDLLHEKLKWGQGIVRYEDKE; translated from the coding sequence ATGGATAGACATATCGGCATGCTTGTCAACACACAGAAAAAAGGAGCTCTCGACATGGCCTGTCGACTTATACAGTGGGGCAAAAAGAAGGAGATACCTATCCTATTGCCACCTCATGAAGCGTCTATTCTTGGGGTTCCAGCAACAACCGATGATATATGGAAAACAATGGTGAATTTCACAGTTGTTATAGGTGGGGATGGGACTTTTTTAAGAGCAAGCCGATATGTTTTGAATCATTCTATTCCGCTTTACGGCATTAATCTGGGCCACTTGGGTTTTCTTGCTTCAGGGAAGCCAGAAGAGGCTGAATCCGATCTAGAACAGATATTACGAGGTGACTACGCTCTTCAGGAACATAGAATTCTTGAAGGAGTTATATGGCGAGAGGAACGGCGCAAGCACACTCTTTATGCTCTTAATGATCTTGTGCTTACGAAGGGAGCCTTTGCTCGCGTTATTACCATAGAAATCAGGATTGGCAATCGTTACTTTAATACCCTTCCAGCAGATGGAGTTATAGTATCGACACCTACTGGTTCAACAGCTTACGCTCTCTCTGCTGGCGGTCCCATCGTACCTCCACATGTACCATGTATGGTTCTAGCTCCCATATGTGCTCATACTCTTTACGCAAGGCCTGTGATAGTAGGGGAGCGCGACATTATCAATCTCATTCCGCGAGGGAGTCATCGCGATCTCATGCTGACACAAGATGGTCAGCTAGGCTATGAAATTCTACCAGGAGATCGTATAGAGCTCTCCCTCTCCCATACCAAAGTAGTGAAAGTTATCGTTCTTCCACAACGAACGTACTTCGATCTCCTCCATGAAAAACTCAAATGGGGACAAGGTATTGTTCGCTACGAAGATAAGGAGTGA
- the rsfS gene encoding ribosome silencing factor: MIETTELTQKYRFVLDALADKRGLDIVLLDVAGKSSIADTFILVTANSDIHMGTLRDVTEEALNRKGLPTAVEGRSSTQWCLIDAGNLIVHVFSHKGRDFYNLEKVWGDCPSYSYEYLD, from the coding sequence ATGATAGAAACTACCGAATTGACTCAAAAATATCGATTTGTACTGGATGCGCTGGCTGATAAAAGGGGATTAGACATCGTCCTCTTAGATGTTGCTGGGAAATCTTCTATTGCTGATACCTTTATTCTCGTTACAGCTAATTCGGACATACATATGGGGACCTTGAGAGATGTGACGGAAGAAGCCCTTAATAGGAAAGGACTCCCAACAGCAGTAGAAGGTCGAAGCAGCACCCAGTGGTGTCTTATAGATGCGGGAAACCTTATAGTTCATGTCTTTAGCCATAAAGGGAGAGATTTTTATAATCTTGAGAAAGTTTGGGGAGATTGTCCTTCATATTCCTACGAATATCTCGACTAA
- the rplU gene encoding 50S ribosomal protein L21 yields MYAIVETGGKQYRVAAGDTLKVESIHAEVGTSLVLDKVLMVSDDQDVRVGTPYLEGASVNATVVDHGRAPKILVYKFKSKKNYRRMRGHRQNFTEIKIDSINA; encoded by the coding sequence ATGTACGCCATTGTAGAAACAGGTGGAAAACAGTACAGAGTAGCAGCAGGAGACACTCTTAAAGTGGAAAGTATCCACGCAGAAGTCGGAACCTCTCTCGTTTTAGATAAGGTTCTTATGGTTTCTGATGATCAGGACGTCCGCGTAGGAACCCCGTATCTTGAAGGTGCCAGTGTCAACGCTACGGTTGTAGATCATGGCCGAGCACCCAAGATTCTTGTTTATAAGTTCAAGAGCAAGAAAAACTACAGACGTATGCGCGGCCATCGTCAGAATTTTACCGAGATTAAAATAGATTCCATCAACGCCTAG